Proteins from a single region of Thermoplasmata archaeon:
- a CDS encoding C1 family peptidase gives MQKVMIGFISLLVMCPLYFQGEGSVGNLDADLSEHGLGLLFANPDIVIPDHKVTYIAPASPELDIRTNHSIHSVINSAGLPPVRSQGSQGSCTAWASAYYHRTHLEWREKQWDVNLTSYQCSPAFLYHHINGGSDTGSFIHEAMDFMCTMGCASYQEMPYSASDATSWPSSSQTYRNALQFRAWNYSYISTATDSGLTNLKQHIANGGTAVIAINVYSNFDYISSFNNTYCESEVYGTNRGGHAVTVYGFDDDRQTADGPGAFCLVNSWGTGWGDAGHFWMSYKAMKNATICWLTAYFLTDRTNYTPSLVAEVKIQHAYRGEIMWNGITGGIGNVTSPSYSLKILDFNSIQGYVGISSYQRYAFPDCNIVIDLSDGVNYINHSTKNRIFVKVNDAYSGTTGTIQFLNATDYNWGITNVSNETPVSIPDGGSYVYANVTLEAKIGFEHTPPGSVLQGETIPVSVRITSTLSLSGVWVYYKPVGDTTWYAMGMSLTSGNSTDGNYTATLPAQGAAGTLEYYFYALDSGGYASQTENYTVIVQPAATESGQVLMFCIVVAGLIAALQGCSCSRKKVK, from the coding sequence ATGCAGAAAGTTATGATAGGATTCATCTCCCTCCTCGTAATGTGCCCTTTGTATTTTCAGGGAGAAGGTAGTGTTGGAAATCTCGATGCGGATTTGAGCGAACATGGTCTTGGGCTTCTGTTTGCTAATCCAGACATAGTGATTCCTGACCACAAAGTGACCTACATTGCACCAGCATCACCAGAACTCGACATAAGAACCAACCACTCAATTCACTCGGTAATAAACAGTGCTGGCCTGCCTCCCGTGAGAAGCCAGGGTTCCCAGGGTTCCTGCACTGCCTGGGCAAGTGCTTACTACCACAGAACACATCTGGAATGGAGAGAAAAGCAATGGGATGTTAATCTTACCTCATATCAGTGTTCACCTGCATTCCTCTATCACCACATCAACGGTGGCTCAGACACCGGGAGTTTTATCCACGAAGCAATGGATTTTATGTGCACGATGGGCTGTGCCTCCTATCAAGAGATGCCTTATAGCGCCAGTGATGCAACATCCTGGCCATCATCATCTCAAACCTACAGAAATGCCCTTCAGTTCAGGGCTTGGAACTATTCTTACATTTCCACAGCCACTGATAGTGGGCTTACCAACCTGAAACAGCACATTGCCAATGGTGGCACTGCAGTAATTGCAATCAATGTGTATTCGAATTTTGACTACATTTCAAGTTTTAACAACACATACTGTGAATCTGAAGTTTATGGCACAAACAGAGGCGGTCATGCAGTTACTGTTTACGGCTTTGATGACGATAGACAAACTGCAGATGGGCCTGGTGCGTTCTGTCTTGTGAATTCCTGGGGAACTGGCTGGGGAGATGCAGGTCATTTCTGGATGTCTTACAAAGCGATGAAAAACGCAACCATTTGCTGGCTTACTGCCTATTTCCTCACGGATAGAACAAATTACACTCCATCGCTGGTTGCAGAGGTAAAAATTCAGCATGCTTACAGGGGTGAAATAATGTGGAATGGGATTACAGGAGGGATTGGAAACGTTACATCTCCTTCCTATTCTCTCAAAATTCTGGATTTCAACTCAATCCAGGGATATGTGGGAATCTCAAGCTACCAAAGGTATGCTTTCCCTGACTGCAACATTGTGATTGACCTCTCAGATGGCGTAAACTACATAAACCATAGCACAAAAAACCGAATTTTCGTGAAGGTGAATGATGCTTATAGTGGGACAACAGGAACAATTCAATTCCTGAATGCAACTGATTATAATTGGGGAATAACAAATGTGTCAAATGAGACCCCAGTTTCAATTCCAGATGGTGGGAGCTATGTTTATGCAAATGTCACCCTTGAGGCAAAGATTGGCTTTGAACACACTCCACCAGGCTCTGTGTTGCAAGGCGAGACCATTCCAGTTTCCGTCAGAATTACAAGCACGCTGTCGCTTTCAGGCGTCTGGGTGTATTACAAGCCAGTTGGAGATACTACATGGTATGCAATGGGAATGTCGCTTACATCAGGGAATTCCACAGATGGTAATTACACAGCAACACTTCCTGCCCAGGGTGCTGCTGGAACTCTTGAATACTATTTCTATGCATTGGATTCTGGCGGTTATGCCTCCCAAACTGAGAACTACACTGTGATTGTTCAGCCGGCAGCTACAGAATCTGGCCAGGTCCTGATGTTCTGTATTGTTGTCGCTGGTTTGATTGCGGCACTCCAAGGTTGCTCTTGCTCGCGAAAGAAAGTTAAATAA
- a CDS encoding acyl-CoA dehydrogenase family protein has protein sequence MKFELTKEQEEFRSKIREFAQNVIAKYAEENDRTGKLSQELIKKMGDAGYLGLTVPKEYGGNLVDNICYAIAIEEMAKVCASTAISVAVHSSLGCGTILYYGSEELKKKYLPDLASGRKIGAFCLTEPNAGSDAGALQTTAKLEGEEYVLNGEKTFILNGPIASVYTIFALTQPELKTKGISAIVIERDTPGFSISHVFDKLGVRAAETAKLKFENARVPKTNLLGKEGEGFKIALSCLDGGRIGVAAQALGIAEICLESAINYAKQRVQFGQPISKNQGLQWMIAEMATRIEAARLLVYNAAYHRDMGKRVTKEASMAKLFASQCAVDASSLCMQVHGGYSYMKEYPIERYYRDAKITQIYEGTSEVQRIVISNMLGL, from the coding sequence ATGAAGTTTGAGCTGACCAAGGAACAGGAAGAGTTTAGAAGCAAGATAAGGGAATTTGCTCAGAATGTGATTGCAAAGTATGCAGAAGAGAACGACCGCACTGGGAAGCTCTCTCAGGAACTCATAAAAAAGATGGGTGATGCGGGCTATCTGGGATTGACAGTGCCAAAGGAATATGGGGGTAACCTCGTTGACAACATCTGCTATGCCATAGCGATTGAGGAGATGGCAAAGGTATGTGCCTCAACTGCTATCTCCGTGGCTGTCCACAGTTCCCTAGGATGCGGGACAATTCTCTACTATGGCTCAGAAGAACTCAAGAAAAAGTATCTGCCAGATTTGGCAAGCGGGCGAAAGATTGGGGCTTTCTGTCTAACCGAGCCGAATGCCGGAAGTGACGCAGGCGCCCTCCAGACCACTGCCAAACTGGAAGGAGAGGAGTATGTGCTTAACGGAGAAAAAACCTTCATCCTGAATGGACCAATTGCCAGCGTTTACACCATCTTTGCACTTACACAGCCGGAACTGAAAACAAAAGGAATAAGTGCAATCGTCATAGAGCGTGACACACCTGGCTTCTCAATTTCCCATGTTTTTGACAAGCTTGGTGTAAGAGCCGCTGAAACAGCAAAGCTGAAGTTTGAGAATGCAAGGGTGCCGAAGACCAATCTACTTGGCAAGGAAGGCGAGGGCTTCAAGATTGCCCTTTCCTGTCTGGATGGTGGCAGAATAGGAGTTGCCGCCCAGGCACTGGGAATTGCGGAAATCTGTCTTGAGAGTGCAATAAATTATGCAAAGCAACGAGTTCAATTTGGACAACCAATCAGCAAGAACCAGGGCTTGCAGTGGATGATCGCGGAAATGGCAACAAGGATTGAGGCAGCCAGATTACTGGTTTATAATGCGGCTTACCACAGAGACATGGGGAAAAGGGTCACAAAGGAGGCATCAATGGCAAAACTCTTTGCCTCCCAGTGTGCGGTGGATGCATCATCGCTCTGCATGCAGGTTCATGGGGGCTATAGCTACATGAAAGAATATCCAATTGAGCGGTATTACAGGGATGCGAAGATTACCCAGATTTACGAAGGCACAAGTGAGGTGCAGCGCATCGTAATTTCCAATATGCTTGGCTTATGA
- a CDS encoding DUF131 domain-containing protein, whose amino-acid sequence MIGAILCFAYGIYKGEVQAGLLLIFPFFIGSGILSLLGTIFLMLAIFCFAIGFIGRSVGFIDIGVEEKDYGEHLQSHEKPETSVDGILLVGPFPVIFTTKKSHILYLAILAFALAVGILLLFLVLAFFH is encoded by the coding sequence TTGATCGGTGCAATACTCTGCTTTGCCTATGGAATTTACAAGGGAGAGGTGCAGGCAGGACTTTTACTCATTTTTCCATTTTTTATTGGTAGTGGGATTCTTTCCCTGCTCGGCACAATCTTTCTGATGCTTGCAATCTTCTGCTTTGCAATTGGATTCATAGGAAGAAGCGTGGGTTTCATAGATATTGGGGTTGAGGAAAAAGATTACGGAGAGCATTTACAAAGCCATGAAAAACCCGAGACAAGTGTAGATGGGATTCTGCTCGTCGGTCCTTTTCCAGTTATTTTCACCACAAAAAAATCCCACATACTCTATCTCGCAATCCTCGCATTTGCACTAGCAGTAGGAATTCTGCTCCTGTTTCTAGTTCTCGCATTCTTTCATTAG